In Ruminococcaceae bacterium R-25, one genomic interval encodes:
- a CDS encoding methionyl-tRNA formyltransferase, with protein sequence MDRRDLKIIFMGTPEFAQTNLKALIDGGFNVVLALCQPDKPVGRKHILTAPPVKVLAQENGIEVFQPDTLKTEEALEKLSSYNADLIVTAAYGKILPKAVLDLPRYGCINCHGSLLPARRGSAPVQRAVLEGDKVTGITFMKMDVGMDTGDIIEKIEVEIDPNEHTETLMNRLAIASAEKLPSIIDAWVDGRLTATKQDDSLATSCPPIRPEEGEFSWDQDALDIHNRVRALSAWPGAFVMKGENKLKVLDSEVLEDEAMVPEDLKDSVSGTVVKAKGENLIVKCGKGYLKVKELQVPGGKRLMSRDCAHNFTVGNPIM encoded by the coding sequence GTGGACAGGCGTGATCTTAAAATAATATTCATGGGAACGCCTGAATTCGCACAGACGAATCTCAAGGCACTTATAGACGGCGGCTTTAACGTCGTTCTGGCTTTATGCCAGCCCGACAAGCCCGTCGGACGTAAACATATCCTTACGGCACCGCCGGTTAAAGTATTGGCACAAGAAAACGGCATTGAGGTATTCCAGCCTGACACATTAAAGACTGAAGAAGCGCTCGAAAAGCTTTCTTCCTATAATGCCGATCTCATCGTTACTGCAGCATATGGAAAGATCCTTCCGAAAGCTGTTTTGGACCTTCCCAGGTATGGCTGCATCAACTGCCACGGAAGCCTTCTTCCTGCAAGAAGAGGTTCAGCTCCCGTACAGCGCGCTGTTCTGGAAGGCGATAAGGTAACAGGCATCACATTCATGAAGATGGATGTCGGAATGGATACAGGCGACATCATCGAAAAGATCGAAGTTGAGATCGATCCCAATGAGCATACTGAAACTCTCATGAACAGGCTTGCTATTGCAAGCGCTGAAAAGCTCCCTTCCATCATTGATGCATGGGTAGATGGCAGACTTACTGCCACAAAGCAGGACGATTCTTTGGCAACTTCCTGCCCTCCGATAAGACCTGAAGAAGGTGAGTTTTCCTGGGATCAGGACGCTTTGGATATCCACAACAGGGTAAGAGCTTTAAGCGCATGGCCCGGCGCATTTGTAATGAAGGGTGAAAATAAGCTCAAAGTCCTTGATTCAGAAGTATTGGAAGATGAAGCAATGGTACCGGAAGATCTTAAAGATTCTGTTTCCGGAACTGTTGTAAAAGCAAAAGGCGAGAACCTTATCGTTAAGTGCGGCAAGGGATATCTTAAGGTAAAGGAACTGCAGGTACCGGGCGGAAAGAGACTTATGTCCAGAGACTGCGCCCATAATTTCACCGTCGGAAATCCGATAATGTAG